In one window of Hyla sarda isolate aHylSar1 chromosome 1, aHylSar1.hap1, whole genome shotgun sequence DNA:
- the LOC130290775 gene encoding gastrula zinc finger protein XlCGF26.1-like produces the protein MADRELKVPRRRRELGRQVRRRQYPERGPANIQDDLKSPAGTPRMCKLEYHRPANRKLGSGHRKPLQSARTPITYDIAFFRSYGGVRDKRVKEEETDVRGNQQYKEDIPTRNDLIYINATNIKVKEEEETDVRGHEQYMKVIPTGKDLNYINTTDIKEEEETDVSSDEQYKEDIPTGYCPDDSTRRSEENLISSYYKADDHTTQDTQRIHTEEKQFSCQECGKCFIFKSQLDRHVRTHTGGKPFSCQECGKRFTMKSHLVQHQRIHTGEKAFPCQECGKCFTMKSYLVDHQRIHTGEKPFSCQECGKCYRQKVNLIRHQEIHTGEKPFSCSQCGKCFTLKLRLVAHLRVHTGEKPFSCQECGKCFTVESNLVEHQRAHTGEKPFSCLECGKCFSIRKNLLDHERIHTGEKPFPCLECGKCLNPKSALVKHQKTHTGEKPFSCSECEKCFRERTDLIRHQRIHTGEKPFSCLECGKCFSEKGKLVEYHRTHTGEKPFPCSECGKCFYLKSKLVEHQKTHTGEKPFSCSKCGKCFLEKRKLVEHHRIHTGEKPFSCQECGKCFAVKSRLVLHHRTHTGEKPYSCSECGKCFTQKSHLVEHQRIHTRKKS, from the exons ATGGCGGACCGGGAGCTCAAGGTGCCGAGGCGCAGGCGCGAGCTCGGTCGACAAGTGCGCAGGCGCCAATACCCCGAGAGAGGGCCTGCCAACATCCAAGATGACCTGAAGTCTCCAGCCGGAACACCACGCATGTGTAAATTGGAATACCACAGGCCTGCGAACCGGAAGCTTGGATCCGGTCACCGGAAACCACTACAGTCGGCAAGAACGCCGATCACCTATGATATTGCTTTTTTTCGTTCCTATGGAGGAGTCAGGG ACAAAAGGgtaaaagaagaagagacagatgtgaggggCAATCAGCAGTATAAAGAGGACATTCCTACAAGGaacgatctgatctatattaatgctacaaacATAAaggtaaaagaagaagaagagacagatgtgcgcGGTCATGAGCAGTATATGAAGgtcattcctacagggaaagatctgaactatattaatactacagacataaaggaagaagaggagacagatgtgagcagtgatgaacagtataaagaggacattcctacaggttattgtccag ATGAcagtaccaggagatcagaggagaatcttatatcttcatattataaagcagatgatcatACCACACAAGATacacagagaattcacacagaggagaagcaattttcatgccaagaatgtgggaaatgttttattttcaaatcacagcttgatagacatgtgagaactcacacaggggggaagccattttcatgtcaagaatgtgggaaacgttttactatgaaatcacatcttgttcaacatcagagaattcacactggGGAGAAGGCATTTCCATGtcaagaatgtggaaaatgttttactatgaaatcatatcttgttgaCCATCAGaggattcacacaggggagaaaccattttcatgccaagaatgtgggaaGTGTTATAGGCAGAAAGTAAATCTTATTCGCCATCAAGAAATtcacactggggagaagccattttcatgttctcaatgtgggaaatgttttactttgaaATTAAGGCTTGTTGCACATCTGAgagttcacacaggagagaagcctttttcatgccaagaatgtgggaaatgttttacagttGAATCAAACCTCGTTGAACATCAGAGagctcacacaggagaaaagccattttcatgtctagaatgtgggaaatgtttttctatAAGAAAAAATCTTCTTGACCATGAGaggattcacacaggagaaaagccatttccATGCTtagaatgtggcaaatgtttgAATCCAAAATCagctcttgttaaacatcaaaaaactcacacaggagagaagccattttcatgctcagaatgcgaAAAATGTTTCAGGGAGAGAACAGATTTGATTcgccatcaaagaattcacacaggcgagaagccattttcatgcttagaatgtggaaaatgtttttcggAGAAAGGAAAGCTTGTTGAATATCATAGAacgcacacaggggagaaaccatttccatgctcagaatgtgggaaatgtttttatcTGAAATCAAAGCTTGTtgaacatcaaaaaactcacacaggcgagaagccattttcatgctcaaaatgtggaaaatgttttttggaGAAAAGAAAGCTTGTTGAACATcatagaattcacacaggagagaagccattttcatgccaagaatgtgggaaatgttttgctgtgAAATCACGTCTCGTTCTACATCATAGAACtcacactggggagaagccatattcatgctcagaatgtggcaaatgctttactcagaaatcacatcttgttgaacatcagagaattcacacacggAAGAAGTCATAA